GCGATGTGGGTGTCACCCCCGCTCTCGTCGACGCACCCCCCGGCCCTCGTGCCACGCCTCGACCACGAGGCCGTCCGCGCCCTGCTCCAGCCGGATGCTCACGACCTCGGTGACGTCGACGCGGAACAGCTCGAACGCCGTCGGGTCCGGGGCCGACTCCGGCGCCGTGCCCGCTATCGCCGCGCGCACCTCGGCGTCGTCCGAGGCGTGCGCGGTGCCGGCGAGACGGGCGTCGCCGTCCCAGCCCTCGGCGTCGTGCGGGGCGGAGTGCAGCGCGACCCTCGGGTCCCGGCGCAGGTCCGCGAAGCGGCGCGCGCCGACCATGCCGGCCAGCCACAGGTCGTCGCCGTGGAACACGACCTCCGTGCCGCACAGGCGCGGTGAACCGTCGGCGCGCAGCGTCGCCATCACCTTGTGGACGTTGGCGTCGAGTCGTGCGCGCACCTCGCGCGCGAGGTCCGGCTGCTCGGCGACGAAGGCGGCCCAGGTGCTCATGGGAGGAGCACAGCACGCACCTCCGACAGTGCGGGTGTACGGTCGCCTCGTGCGCCCGGCAGCCCTCCTCCTTCGCTGCCGCGACGGGGCCTCCTGACAGGTCGGCCGCCCCGCCGCGGAGGACTCGTCGTGCCGGCCGTCGAGACCTGATGAGCCGAGGAGCCCCCGTGACCACGTCCCCCACCGCCCCCGCCGCGCTCGCCCGCCTGCACCCGCAGCAGCCGTCGGGCATGCCGTTCGAGCGCTACGTGCCCTACCACGAGCAGCTGCGCGTCGAGCTGCCCGACCGCACCTGGCCGCAGCGCCGGATCGAGCGCGCCCCCCGCTGGTGCGCCGTCGACCTGCGCGACGGCAACCAGGCGCTCATCGACCCGATGAACGTCGAGCGCAAGATGCGGATGTTCGACCTCCTCGTCCGCATGGGCTACAAGGAGATCGAGGTCGGCTTCCCGTCGGCGAGCCAGACCGACTTCGACTTCGTCCGCGCGCTCGTCGAGACGAACCGCATCCCCGACGACGTCACCATCCAGGTCCTCACGCAGGCCCGCGACCACCTCATCGCCCGCACGTACGAGTCGCTGCGCGGGGCGAAGCAGGCGATCGTCCACTTCTACAACTCGACGTCGACGCTGCAGCGGCGCGTCGTCTTCGGTCTCGACATGGACGGCATCGCCGACATCGCGACGTCCGCGGCGCGGCTGTGCAAGAAGTACGCCGAGGAGATGGGCGAGACACGCATCCGCTTCGAGTACTCCCCGGAGTCCTACACCGGCACGGAGCTGGAGTTCGCCGCGCGCGTGTGCAACGAGGTCGCCGAGGTCATCGAGCCGACGGTCGAGGACCCCCTCATCGTCAACCTCCCCGCGACCGTCGAGATGGCGACGCCCAACGTGTACGCCGACTCCATCGAGTGGATGCACCGCAACCTCGCCGGGCGCGACGCCCTCGTGCTGAGCCTGCACCCGCACAACGACCGCGGCACCGGGGTCGCGGCCGCCGAGCTCGGCCTGCTCGCGGGCGCCGACCGCGTCGAGGGGTGCCTGTTCGGCAACGGCGAGCGGACCGGCAACGTCGACCTCGTGACGCTCGGGCTCAACCTGTTCAGCCAGGGCATCGACCCGGAGATCGACTTCTCCGACATCGACGACATCCGGCGCACCGTGGAGCACTGCAACCAGCTGCCCGTCCACGAGCGCCACCCCTACGGCGGCGACCTCGTGTTCACCGCGTTCTCCGGCTCGCACCAGGACGCCATCAAGAAGGGCCTCGACCACCTCGAGCGCGACGCCCGTGAGGCGGGGGTGCCGCTGGAGCGGTTCCCGTGGGCCGTGCCGTACCTGCCCGTCGACCCGAAGGACGTCGGGCGCACCTATGAGGCCGTCATCCGCGTCAACAGCCAGTCCGGCAAGGGCGGCGTCGCCTACCTCATGAAGAGCGAGCACCACCTCGACCTGCCGCGCCGGCTGCAGATCGAGCTGTCGCACGCCGTCCAGCTGCGCACCGACACCGCCGGAGGTGAGATCACCCCGCGGGAGCTGTGGGACGTCTTCGTCGACGAGTACCTCCCGGCGCCCGCCGACCGGCCCCGCTGGGGCCGCTTCGAGCTCCGCTCGGTCGAGACGCGCGGGGACGTCGCGGGGACCGACTCGCTGCGGGTCGTCCTGCGCGACGGGCAGCGCGACGTCACCCTCGAGGGCACCGGCAACGGCCCCATCGCGGCGTTCACGAGCGCGCTGCTGCAGGTCGGGGTCGACGTCCGGGTCCTCGACTACGCCGAGCACGCGATGAGCGCGGGCGGGGACGCGACCGCCGCGGCGTACGTCGAGTGCGCCGTCGGCGGGCAGGTGCTGTGGGGCGTCGGCATCGACCCCAACATCGTGAGCGCCTCACTCAAGGCGGTCGTCTCGGCGGTCAACCGCGCCCTGCGCTGATCGGTCGGACGGCGGCCCCATCCACGGTGCTCGCGTCGCGGTCATGGATCATGACCGTTGTCGCGCTCTATGGCCCTCCGTCGCGACGACTCTCATCGATCATGACCGTCGTCGCGCGGGGCGTGGCCTGATCGGTCGGACGCACGGGGCAGACTGGCCCCGTGGGTCTGTACCGGGACAGCGGCGTCGTGCTGCGCAGTCACCTGCTCGGTGAGGCCGACAAGATCGTCACGCTGCTCACGAGGGAGAACGGCGTCGTGCGCGCGGTGGCGAAGGGGGTGCGCCGCACCCGCTCGCGCTTCGGTGCGCGGCTCGAACCGATGTCGCACATCGACCTGCAGCTGCACACCGGCCGCTCGCTCGACGTCGTCACGCAGGCCGAGACCCTCCACGCGTTCGCGACCGACGTCGGCGGCGACTACGCCCGCTACACCGCCGGCACCGCCGTCCTCGAGACCGCGATGCGGCTGCTGCCCGTCGAGCGGGAGCCGTCCCCGCAGCTCTACCAGCTGCTCGTCGGGGGTCTCCACGCCCTCACCGTCACCCGCCGCGACCCCGGCCTCGTCCTCGACGCGTTCGGGCTCCGGGCGCTCGCCGTCGCGGGGTACGGGCCCGGCTTCGAGGCGTGCACCCGCTGCGGCGCGCCCGGACCGCACACGGCCGTCGCGCTCGACGCCGGCGGCGCCGTCTGCCCCCAGTGCCGCCCGCCCGGCGCGGCCCATGTGCCCCCGGAGACCATGCACCTGCTCGGGGTGCTCCTGAGCGGTGACTGGGCGGCCGCGGAGGCGAGCGAGCCGTGGGCGCGCCGGCGTGCCAGCGGTGTCGTGGGGGCCCTCCTGCAGTGGCACCTCGAGGCCGGGGTCCGCAGCCTGCGTCTGGTGGAGCGGACGTGAGCGCACCCGTCGCGCCGCCTCCGCACCCCAGCGGCGCGCGGCCGCCCGTGATCCCGCCCACGCTGGTCCCGCGGCACGTCGCTGTCGTCATGGACGGCAACGGACGCTGGGCCAACGCCCGCGGCCTGCCCCGCACCCGGGGCCACGAGGCAGGGGAGGCGGCCCTCCTCGACGTCGTCGCCGGGGCCATCGAGCTCGGTGTCGGGCACGTGTCGGCGTACGCCTTCAGCACGGAGAACTGGAAGCGGGCCCCGGAGGAGGTGGCGTTCCTCATGGGCTTCAACCGGGACGTCATCCGGCGCCGCCGCGACCAGATGCACGCCTGGGGGGTGCGCGTGCGCTGGGCAGGGCGGCGACCGCGGCTGTGGCGCAGCGTCGTCGACGAGCTGCAGCGGGCCGAGGAGCTCACCGCAGCGAACAGCGTCTGCACGCTCACCATGTGCGTGAACTACGGCGGGCGGGCCGAGATCGCCGACGCCGCCGCCGCGCTGGCCGTGGAGGCACGTGCGGGCCGGCTCGACCCCGCGAAGGTCGACGAGTCGACGTTCGCCGCGTTCCTCGACGAGCCGGACATGCCGGACGTCGACCTCTTCTGGCGGCCGTCCGGGGAGCAGCGCACGAGCAACTTCCTGCTGTGGCAGTCCGCGTACGCCGAGCTCGTCTTCACCGACGAGCTGTGGCCCGACGTCGACCGGCGCAGCCTGTGGCGGGCGTGCGAGACCTACGCCCGCCGCGACCGTCGTTGGGGCGGCGCCGTGGACGCCGTGAGCGGAACCACCTGAGGCGGGTGAACGGCGTGTTCCTCAGCGGTCGTCCTGATCGAGCGTCCCGCGAGACGTCTGCGAGAGTAGGCACCGGGCGTCACCGCGCGTGCGACACCGGCCACTGCACCTCGGTGAGCAGGTCCTCGGGCAGCGTCGTGGCGGGGTCGTTGAGGTAGACCTCACGGGGCGGCCCGGCCGGTCGGTGGCCGTTCTCGCGCATCCACCCCTCGAGCGAGTGGTACGCAGGGGCGATCTCCGCGTACGGCCCACGGTGCAGGGTCCGGGCGACCGGGCCGCCCGCTGTGGTCCGCCACCGGACGGCACCCTCGTCGGCCGGCGCAGGTGGTGCGGTCGCCGGCGGGACGGGCACGCAGACCTCGATGTCGCCCGCGCTCGTCTCGTCGATGACGTCGTGGTACACGACGAAGGGGGCGCCTGCCGGCTGAGCGCCGCTCGACGCGACGGCACCGGCGACGACCCGGAAGGCCTCGCCGAGCGCGGCGCCGATGCCCGCGAGGTCGGTGCGGCACCTGAGGGCGGCGACGGGCTGACCCGGCACCTCCTGGACTGTGATCTCGTAGGGCATCACGCCCTCCTTCCGGTCGATGAGGCGGGCGAGGAACCGGAGCATGCGCTCCTGGTCCGCCAGGCGCTGCTGCAGCCGTTCCCGGTGCCGCTCCAGGTGCTTGGACACGAGGTCCACGTCGTCGCACGCGAGCAGCTCCGCGATCTCGTCCAGCGGCACCTCCAAGGCCCTCAGGACGCGGATGGCCTCGGCGCGGTTGGCCTGCGCAGCGTGGTAGTACCTGTACCCGCTCAGGGGGTCGACCGCTGCCGGTGGCAGCAGACCGAGCTCGTCGTACAGCCGCAGAGCCTTCACCGACAGCCGGGACAT
Above is a window of Aquipuribacter nitratireducens DNA encoding:
- a CDS encoding pyridoxamine 5'-phosphate oxidase family protein, with amino-acid sequence MSTWAAFVAEQPDLAREVRARLDANVHKVMATLRADGSPRLCGTEVVFHGDDLWLAGMVGARRFADLRRDPRVALHSAPHDAEGWDGDARLAGTAHASDDAEVRAAIAGTAPESAPDPTAFELFRVDVTEVVSIRLEQGADGLVVEAWHEGRGVRRRERG
- a CDS encoding MerR family transcriptional regulator, whose protein sequence is MTKDQAGLVPIGRFSAMSRLSVKALRLYDELGLLPPAAVDPLSGYRYYHAAQANRAEAIRVLRALEVPLDEIAELLACDDVDLVSKHLERHRERLQQRLADQERMLRFLARLIDRKEGVMPYEITVQEVPGQPVAALRCRTDLAGIGAALGEAFRVVAGAVASSGAQPAGAPFVVYHDVIDETSAGDIEVCVPVPPATAPPAPADEGAVRWRTTAGGPVARTLHRGPYAEIAPAYHSLEGWMRENGHRPAGPPREVYLNDPATTLPEDLLTEVQWPVSHAR
- a CDS encoding isoprenyl transferase encodes the protein MSAPVAPPPHPSGARPPVIPPTLVPRHVAVVMDGNGRWANARGLPRTRGHEAGEAALLDVVAGAIELGVGHVSAYAFSTENWKRAPEEVAFLMGFNRDVIRRRRDQMHAWGVRVRWAGRRPRLWRSVVDELQRAEELTAANSVCTLTMCVNYGGRAEIADAAAALAVEARAGRLDPAKVDESTFAAFLDEPDMPDVDLFWRPSGEQRTSNFLLWQSAYAELVFTDELWPDVDRRSLWRACETYARRDRRWGGAVDAVSGTT
- the recO gene encoding DNA repair protein RecO; translation: MGLYRDSGVVLRSHLLGEADKIVTLLTRENGVVRAVAKGVRRTRSRFGARLEPMSHIDLQLHTGRSLDVVTQAETLHAFATDVGGDYARYTAGTAVLETAMRLLPVEREPSPQLYQLLVGGLHALTVTRRDPGLVLDAFGLRALAVAGYGPGFEACTRCGAPGPHTAVALDAGGAVCPQCRPPGAAHVPPETMHLLGVLLSGDWAAAEASEPWARRRASGVVGALLQWHLEAGVRSLRLVERT
- the leuA gene encoding 2-isopropylmalate synthase; protein product: MPFERYVPYHEQLRVELPDRTWPQRRIERAPRWCAVDLRDGNQALIDPMNVERKMRMFDLLVRMGYKEIEVGFPSASQTDFDFVRALVETNRIPDDVTIQVLTQARDHLIARTYESLRGAKQAIVHFYNSTSTLQRRVVFGLDMDGIADIATSAARLCKKYAEEMGETRIRFEYSPESYTGTELEFAARVCNEVAEVIEPTVEDPLIVNLPATVEMATPNVYADSIEWMHRNLAGRDALVLSLHPHNDRGTGVAAAELGLLAGADRVEGCLFGNGERTGNVDLVTLGLNLFSQGIDPEIDFSDIDDIRRTVEHCNQLPVHERHPYGGDLVFTAFSGSHQDAIKKGLDHLERDAREAGVPLERFPWAVPYLPVDPKDVGRTYEAVIRVNSQSGKGGVAYLMKSEHHLDLPRRLQIELSHAVQLRTDTAGGEITPRELWDVFVDEYLPAPADRPRWGRFELRSVETRGDVAGTDSLRVVLRDGQRDVTLEGTGNGPIAAFTSALLQVGVDVRVLDYAEHAMSAGGDATAAAYVECAVGGQVLWGVGIDPNIVSASLKAVVSAVNRALR